The Mycobacterium haemophilum DSM 44634 sequence CAATCACAATCTCGGGCGGAATATGTCTCAGATTTGCCAGCAGCATCCGCTAGCGGCTACCGTCTCAGGGTCCAGATAACGTTATGGTCACGATCCGAGGACATTTCAGTTGCCCCAGTACCATCTCGTTCGCTCCCGCATGGCTCCCGGAGCAGTGCGCTCCTCCCGCGACCGCTGGTTGGAGCACCACCGCAACGACGTTACCGAAATCATTCCCGTCGACGGCTTTGACGACCTCGATGACCTTTATGACCTAGATTTGGCCGAAATTGACGAGCTGGAGTTCAGCGACGACTACAGCTTCAACAACGAAACGCAGGTGCTGCTGGCTCCAGAGCTCGACGATCTACATGACATCGACAATCTGACCTCGGAGCCGCTAGCCACGCCGGCCAACGTTGCCCCGAACTTCACCGGCGCGCGGCGCCGACCCGGCCAGCACCGAAAGCAACCGACCAGCGCGGCCAGAGGCCGTTTGCTGATCTCGGCAATGGCTGCCGGCGCGGTGGCCGCGGCAGCACATGCCGCCACCACTCATGCCGCTACCCCCAAGATCGAGACGGTGTTGACCGCCAACGCATCGGCGCTGAGCGGTGCCGCGGTCAGCAATGCAACCCGCGGCGTCCAGGTCATCGCGGTCCAGCCCGCAGCGAGTGCCGCGGTGCACAACGAGGAGCTCGCCAAAGGCGTGGCCTTCGCACACGAGCGCGCTCAGCGCGAGGCGCGCCTGGCGCAGCCGCTCTATGTGATGCCGACAAAAGGCACATTCACCTCAAATTTTGGGTACCGCTGGGGTGTGCTGCACGCCGGTATCGACCTCGCCAACGCGATCGGAACCCCGATCCTTGCGGTGTCCGACGGCGTTGTCATCGACGCTGGCCCGACCGCCGGCTACGGCATGTGGGTCAAGTTGCGCCACGCCGACGGCACGGTCACGCTCTACGGTCACGTCAATACCACGCTGGTCAGCGTCGGCCAGCGCGTGATGGCGGGCGACCAGATCGCCACCATAGGTAACCGAGGCAACTCCACCGGCCCGCACCTGCATTTCGAAGTGCTGCTGGGCGGCAGCGAGCGAATTGACCCCGTGCCGTGGCTGGCCAAGCGGGGAATCTACGTCGGCAACTACGCCGGTTGACCTTGTGACCGAGCCGGACGACCCGCCCTCACCCACCCCACCGCACGTCCCTACGGCGTCGCCCGACGGATCGCGGACCAGGATTATCCGACGCGCCCCGACAGGACCGATTCCTGCGGTCGCGGAATCGGCGGCCCCCACTCGTGTGGGCCGGCGGGCGGACCTAACCGGCGCACCGACCGATGAGCCGAGTTCCCGGGCAGCGGTCGCCGCCTGCGCGGTCAGCATCGTCAGCGGGTGGGCCACATCGGTGGTGGCCACCGACCTGATCGCCGGCTGGTGGAAATCCGACCGGCTGTTTTGCCTTGCGGTGGGGTTTCTCGCCCTGGTGTTTGCCATATCCACCGTGTCCGGCGTGATCATGCTGCTGCAACGGCGCTCTATTGGGCGCTACCTCATCGTCGCCGGCGCGGTGGTCGCCTTGCTGACCTACGGCGGTGTATTCATCGCCGGCGCCCGAGTTGCGTGGATCGTGCACGCGCTTCCCGTGCTGCCGATCGCCAGCGCGGTGCTGGTGGCACTTCCGCAGACCAAACGCTGGCTGGAAAGCTGACTATTAAAGCTTGCTCAACGGGGCGTGGTTGTGCATCAGCTTCACTCGCCCTGAGCTGCCGAAGTCAATCAGTGACATCGCCGATTCGCCAACACCGGAGACTTCCTCGACCCGACCCAGGCCGTACTTGTCGTGTGTCACCCGATCACCGGGCGCCAGCACCAGCAGCGCACGCTTGCTTGCTCCGGACCGGATCGGCGACGGGCGCGCCGTACCGAACCGGCCTGCGCCGCTCACCGGCGCACTGTACGACGGGGCGGGGGCGCTGCGCCGCCAGTCGATGAGTTCCTGCGGGATTTCCCGCAGGAACCGCGACTCGGGGTTGAGCATGGGCTGCCCCCACGAAGACCGAACGATAGCCCTGCTCAGGTAGAGGCGTTGACGGGCCCGGGTGATGCCGACATAGGCCAGCCGACGCTCCTCGGAGAGCTCCGTAGGATCGTCCAGCGCCCGCATGTGCGGGAACATGCCGTCCTCCCATCCGGTGACGAACACCACCGGGAACTCCAATCCTTTCGCGGTATGCAACGTCATCAGCGTGACGACACCGGAATTGTTCTCAGGGATCTCGTCGGTGTCAGAAACCAGCGACACCCGTTCCAGAAACGCCGCCAACACACCGGTGTCCGGCACATCTTCGTCAGCGGCTGTGCCGCCGAGCTCGCCAGCCTCCTCGAGCGCAGCAATGTTGGCCTGGTCGGTACTGAATTCGTGTGCGACGCTTACGAGTTCGTTGAGATTGTCCAGCCTGGCCAACTCCTGCGGGTCGTTGGAGGACTCCAACTCCCTGCGGTATCCGCTACGTTCCAGCACAGACTCGACCAGATCACCCAGGTCGTCATCGAGACGACCCCGCAAGTCGTCAAGCAGCTCAACGAAACCCGCGATCGCTTTCTCCGCACGGGTATTCAGCATTGGCACTTTTCCTTCGGCCGCGGCCTGTAGCGCGTCGGCGAAGCTGGTGCCGGTGTTCTCGGCGTACACCGACACGCAAGCCTCGGCGCGATCGCCGATGCCGCGACGCGGTGTGTTGAGGATGCGCCGCATACTGACGGCGTCGCCGGGATTGTCCAACACCCGCAGGTAAGCGACGACGTCGCGAATCTCCTTGCGCTCGTAAAAGCGAACTCCCCCAACAACTTTGTACGGAATTCCGGCGCGGATAAACACTTCCTCCATTGACCGCGATGAATTGTTGGTGCGATAGAAGACAGCTACATCGTTGTAGGTGATCTCGCCGTGCCCGGCGAGCGCATCGATTTCATCGGCGACGAACCTGGCCTCGTCGTGCTCGTTGTCGGCGACGTAGCCAACAATCAACTCGCCTTTGCCGGCGTCGGTCCACAGTCGCTTGTCACGGCGTCCGGAGTTACGGGCAATCACGGAGTTGGCCGCCGACAGAATGTTTTGCGTCGAGCGGTAATTTTGTTCCAGCAGAATCGTTGTAGCGTCCGGGTAGTCGCGTTCGAAGTCCTCGATGTTGCGAATGGTGGCTCCGCGGAACGCGTAGATCGACTGGTCGGCATCGCCGACGACGCATAACTCCCCCGGCGGCACGTCTTGCGGTACATCAACGCCGTGGCCAACCAATTCCCGGACCAGCACGTACTGTGCGTGGTTAGTGTCTTGGTATTCGTCGACCAGGACGTGCCGGAACCGCCGCCGGTAGTATTCGGCGATCTGCGGGAAGGCCTGCAGGACCCCGACGGTTTCCCCGATCAGGTCGTCAAAGTCCAGCGCGTTGGCTGCCCGCAGTCGCCGCTGGTATTCGCCGTAGACGGCGGCAACGGTACGGGCCAGGTCATCGGCGTCTTCAGACAGGTTGGCCACCGCGCGTTCGGCGTCGATCAACTCGTTCTTCAGGTTGGAGATGGCGTTGGCCATCAGCCGTGGCGAGTACCGCTTGATGTCGAGCCCCATGTCTCGGCCGATCATCTGCAGCAGTCGGCGCGAATCGTCGGCGTCATAGATGGAAAAGTTGGAGTTGAGGCCGCCGATCAGGGACGCCTGGTTACGCAGAATGCGTACGCAGGTCGAGTGAAACGTCGACACCCACATCACCCGGGCTCGGTTGCCGATTAGCCGCACTACACGCTCGCGCATCTCCGCGGCAGCCTTGTTGGTGAAGGTGATGGCCAGGATCTGGCCGACCCCGACACCTCGGGCCGCGATCAGGTAAGCGATCCGCCGCGTCAACACCGCAGTTTTGCCCGAGCCGGCACCGGCCACGATCAGCAGCGGCGAACCCTCATGTACCACCGCCTGGCGCTGCTGCGGGTTGAGGCCGTCAAGCAGTCGATCTGCTTCGGAGGCGGGCTTGGCTAGGTCTTCCGGGGTCGCGTGCACACTCATGTCATTCCAAACCTACCGCCGTCCGCCGACGGCGGCTGACCGGGCTACGCAGCGCGCATAATCTGCCACGCGGGGCTCGTGCTAGCCGAGCGTGAAGCTGGCCGTGCGCTCCGAGAAGGCACCGGCCGTCGAACCCAACTCATTGGCTAATGCATCCCGGGCGGCCGCCGCTTGAAGCATCGACCTAAATCCTGTCAAAAAGCGGCCATCTCAGGCTATTTGGCGAACAGCGCGAGAACACCGTTGCGATTGGGGTCATCTGGTGGTATGTGTCCCGCGTTTCGCGCAACGGCCTTCCGGAGGCGGTCGCATCGCAGCATGTTCGCTAAGCCCGGAATCTATAGCACCGACGACCACCACCCCGTGACGACCACGAGCCGCACCCTACTTACGTCATGGCGGTTTCCTAGCGCCAAAATTTTGAGCCGTGCTTTGCACCAACACGGCCGTGAGTGGCACACTCATTTAGTGCTTAACAAGCAGCGCCTCGTGCAGCTCTCGACCCACGAGTTGCACCGCCGATTTTTCTACGGGTACCGGCTCGCGGTGCCCGTGGGTTAGCTGCTTTCGCAGAGCCCCGTGGTCCGCTTCCGGCTTCGGGGCTTATCTCTTTGTGAGGCCTGATACCGGATGAGACCAGAACCCCCACATCACGAGAACGCGGAGTTAACTGAGATGAACACCGAAGTGGTCGAAGCGCCGCAACTGACCAACATCGAGCATTTGCGCGAAGAGATCGACCGATTAGACGCTCAGATCCTCGCTGCGGTTAAGCGGCGTGCTGAAGTGTCCCAGGCGATCGGCAAAGTAAGGATGGCGTCTGGCGGCACCCGCCTGGTACATAGCCGCGAGATGAAGGTCATCGAACGCTATAGCGAGCTTGGTCCCGATGGTAAGGATCTGGCAATGCTGTTGTTGCGATTAGGCAGAGGCCGGCTCGGCCACTAACGAAGCAAACGCGTCGGCCAGCGGTCCTGCGCCGTCGCGTCAGAGCGCACTAGGGTCAAACCATGACCTCCGTGCCAGCAATCCCCGACATCACCGCCACCCCGGCGTGGGACGCCCTGCGCAGGCATCACGATGAGATCGGGGAAACCCATCTACGCCAGTTCTTCGCCGACGATCCCGATCGCGGCCGCGAGCTCACGGTCACGGTCGGCGACCTTTACATCGACTACAGCAAACATCGCATCACCCGCGAGACGGTGCGACTGCTGGTCGATCTGGCCCGAGCGGCCAACCTCGAACAACGCCGCGACCAGATGCTCGCCGGCGTCCACGTCAACACCTCGGAGAATAGGGCGGTACTACACACCGCGCTGCGGCTACCCCGAGACACCGAACTGATCGTCGACGGCCAAAACGTTGTCCAGGACGTACACGCGGTGCTGGATGCCATGGGTGACTTCACCGACCGGCTGCGCAGCGGCGAATGGACCGGCGCCACCGGGAAACGCATCAACACCGTCGTCAACATCGGCATCGGTGGTTCAGACCTGGGTCCGGTGATGGTGTACCAAGCACTGCGCCACTATGCCGACGCGGGGATCTCGGCGCGTTTCGTGTCCAACGTCGATCCCGCCGACCTGACCGCGAAATTGGCAGACTTAGAGCCTGACACAACGCTTTTCATCGTCGCATCGAAGACGTTCTCGACGCTGGAAACATTGACCAACGCCACCGCCGCGCGGCGCTGGCTGACCGACGCGCTTGGCGACGCCGCCGTTTCCAAGCATTTCGTCGCCGTCTCTACCAACAAGCGCCTGGTCGACGACTTCGGCATCAACACGGCCAACATGTTCGGGTTCTGGGACTGGGTTGGCGGCCGCTATTCGGTCGATTCGGCGATCGGGCTGTCGCTGATGGCGGTCGTCGGGCGAGAGTCCTTCGCTGATTTCCTGTCCGGCTTCCACATCGTTGACCAACATTTCAAGAGCGCGCCATTGGAATCCAATGCACCTGTGCTGCTCGGCCTGATCGGACTGTGGTATTCCGACTTCTTGGGTGCGCAATCGCGGGCCGTGCTGCCGTATTCCAACGACTTGGCGCGTTTCGCAGCCTATCTGCAACAGCTAACCATGGAATCCAACGGCAAGTCGACGCGCATTGACGGCACGCCGGTCACCACCAACACCGGTGAAATCTATTGGGGCGAACCGGGAACCAATGGCCAGCACGCCTTCTACCAGTTGCTGCATCAGGGCACCCGGTTGGTGCCGGCCGATTTCATCGGATTCAGCCAACCCGTCGACGATTTGCCAACTGCCGAAGGCACTGGCAGCATGCACGACCTGTTGATGAGCAATTTCTTCGCCCAGACCCAAGTGCTGGCGTTCGGTAAGACCGCGGAAGAAATCACGGCCGAAGGCACACCCGCAGAAGTAGTGCCGCACAAGGTGATGCCTGGAAACCGTCCGACCACCTCGATCCTTGCCAACCGGCTCACCCCGTCGGTGCTGGGCCAGCTGATCGCGCTCTACGAGCATCAGGTGTTCACCGAGGGCGTGATCTGGGGCATCGACTCGTTCGACCAGTGGGGCGTGGAGCTGGGCAAAACACAAGCCAAGGCGCTGCTTCCGGTGATCACCGGCGACGCCTCGCCCGCGCGACAGACGGACAGCTCCACCGATACGCTGGTCCGTCGCTACCGAACCGGACGAGGGCGCGTGGGCTGACGCGGCTTGCGCGTGCGCAAAATGCCACCCAGTGCGGCGTGTCGTTGCACAGACACGCGCGCTCGCGACCTAAGTGAACCACTTCATCAGCGGCGGCGGCAGCACCCGCATCAGCTGTACCAGCGGCGCCCACGGCCACCATGGCACCACGGCCCGACCGGGCTCGCGTTCTATCGCGTCGACCAGCGCCTTAACACCAGTTGCGTTGTCCACCATGAACATTGTGCTCGCTGATTTGGCCGTCATCTCCGTTTCGATGTAACCCGGCTCCACCACTGAGATCTTGATCGGGCCACTTGGGTATTCGGCGCGCAACGATTCGCCCAGTGAGCGCATTCCGGCTTTGCTTGCGGCGTAGGCGGCTTTAACGCCCGGTACCCCTTTGGCGCCGAGCACCGAGGAGATGAGCACCAGATGCCCCGAGCCGCTTTTCGTGAACATCTCCAGCGCGGTTTCGATCTGCACGAGGGCGGCCACCAAGTTGGTCTCGATAGTCGCCTTATTGGCCCACAGCTTGCCGGAGCCGAGCCGGGCGCCCTTGCCGATGCCGGCGTTGACAACGATACGGTCAATCCCGTCAAGCTCATCGCTGAGTTCGGAGAATACCTTCGGCACCTGCTCATGGTGGTTGACGTCCAGCGCGGCGACGGCGACCTTGATTGCTGGATACTGTTGTAACAGTTCGTCTTTCATCTCGCCCAACCGGTCGGCACGACGGGCACACAGCGCCAGGTCACGACCCTTGGCAGCGAACGAACGCGCCATTCCGGCGCCCAGGCCGGAACTGGCACCCGTAATGAGGATCTTCTGGCGAGTCACCCGGGCAGCATATCTACTACTTAAGCAGCCGCGACATGCGCCGGTCGGCCAGCACCTTGCCGCCGGTCTGACACGTTGGACAGTACTGAAAAGACTTGTCCGCGAACGACACTTCGCGCACGGTATCCCCGCACACCGGGCACGGCAACCCGGTACGCGCATGCACCCGTAGCCCGGACCGCTTCTCCCCTTTGAGCATGGCAGCCCTCTGACCGACGGACCGGCTGACCGCGTCGGACAGCACCGACACCATCGCGTCGTGCAGGGTGGTGAGCTGTTCGTCCGATAACTTCCCGGCCGTGGCGAACGGCGAGATCTTGGCAACATGCAGAATCTCGTCGCTGTAGGCATTGCCGATACCGGCGATCACCTTCTGGTCGGTGATGACGGTCTTGATCCGACCGGTGTTGCCGGCCAGTCGCCCCGCCAACCCCTCGACATTGATACCCAGCGCGTCCGGCCCGAGGGCAGCAATCCCGGGGACCTGTTTCGGGTCGTCAACCAACCAGACGGCTAGCCGCTTCTGGGTCCCAGCCTCAGTGAGGTCGAAGCCGGGCGCACTACCGGGGATCCCCAGATGGATGCGCAGCGCGATCGGCCCTTTGCCAGGGCGCAACGGTGCCGCAGCTAGCTTCTCGGACCACCGCAACCAGCCTGCGCGCGACAGATGAGCGATCAGCAGCACCGCGTCGGCCCGCAGCCCTAGGTACTTGCCCCACCGGTCGGCCCCGACCACGGTCTGGCCGCGTAACGCGTCGATCGGCGGATCGAAGGTTTTCAGCACGGACAGCGCGGCGACATCGACGCGGCCGACCGGCAAACCGACCGCGTGGCGCCGCAAATGGTCGACCAACGCTTCGATCTCGGGAAGCTCAGGCACGCATTCAGTCTGCCGACCGCGGCGGCACGCTGTCTAACGCCGCTACGCCGGCCCCGCCGCTGCGGCCCTGAGCAAATAGATATCCATGATCCAGCCGCGCCGAGCCCGGGCGGCGGCCCGCAGCGCGGCGATGCGCGGCCCGACCTCGCCAATCGTGCCCGCTATCAGCAGCTCGTCGTCGGTGCCCAGGTAGGCGCCCCACCAAATCCGCGTGTCCGCGGGGAACACCTGAAACGAGCAATCGGCGTCCAGCATCACCACGGCAGAGCCACACAGCCCGCGCGTGCGCAGCTGCCTACCGGTGGTGATGACAACCGGTTCACCGACCTCGTTGAGCGGGATGCGATGCCGAGCGGTGAGCGCCTGCATCGCGCTGATACCCGGAATGACGTCATAGGTGATACCAACATCGGCCGCAACGTCGTCAAGGATGCGCAGCGTGCTGTCGTACAGCGACGGGTCACCCCAAGCCAAAAAGGCGCCTACTTCGTCGAGCCCCAGTTCGGCGGAGATCGCCGAAGCCCAGATCCGCGCTCGCGCCGCGTGCCAGTCAGAGACCGCCTCCCGGTAATCGGCATCGGTCAACCGCTTCGGGTCAGGCAGTTCGACGAATCGATAGCCAGGCGCGCGGATGAACCGCGTGCAGATTTCCCGCCGCAGCGCAACCAGGTCGTTCTTCGACTCGCCTTTGTCCATCGCGAAGAACACTTGCGTGTCGTTGAGCGCTTCGATCGCCTGGACGGTCAGATAGTCGGGATCCCCGGCGCCAATGCCGATAATGTGGATGTGCCTCACTAATGCCTCCTGACGCACCGGCACGGCCCGTTTTGGGTCAACGTAATTGAACGCTCCAACCATCTAGTCGAGACCCC is a genomic window containing:
- a CDS encoding M23 family metallopeptidase — its product is MAPGAVRSSRDRWLEHHRNDVTEIIPVDGFDDLDDLYDLDLAEIDELEFSDDYSFNNETQVLLAPELDDLHDIDNLTSEPLATPANVAPNFTGARRRPGQHRKQPTSAARGRLLISAMAAGAVAAAAHAATTHAATPKIETVLTANASALSGAAVSNATRGVQVIAVQPAASAAVHNEELAKGVAFAHERAQREARLAQPLYVMPTKGTFTSNFGYRWGVLHAGIDLANAIGTPILAVSDGVVIDAGPTAGYGMWVKLRHADGTVTLYGHVNTTLVSVGQRVMAGDQIATIGNRGNSTGPHLHFEVLLGGSERIDPVPWLAKRGIYVGNYAG
- the pcrA gene encoding DNA helicase PcrA translates to MSVHATPEDLAKPASEADRLLDGLNPQQRQAVVHEGSPLLIVAGAGSGKTAVLTRRIAYLIAARGVGVGQILAITFTNKAAAEMRERVVRLIGNRARVMWVSTFHSTCVRILRNQASLIGGLNSNFSIYDADDSRRLLQMIGRDMGLDIKRYSPRLMANAISNLKNELIDAERAVANLSEDADDLARTVAAVYGEYQRRLRAANALDFDDLIGETVGVLQAFPQIAEYYRRRFRHVLVDEYQDTNHAQYVLVRELVGHGVDVPQDVPPGELCVVGDADQSIYAFRGATIRNIEDFERDYPDATTILLEQNYRSTQNILSAANSVIARNSGRRDKRLWTDAGKGELIVGYVADNEHDEARFVADEIDALAGHGEITYNDVAVFYRTNNSSRSMEEVFIRAGIPYKVVGGVRFYERKEIRDVVAYLRVLDNPGDAVSMRRILNTPRRGIGDRAEACVSVYAENTGTSFADALQAAAEGKVPMLNTRAEKAIAGFVELLDDLRGRLDDDLGDLVESVLERSGYRRELESSNDPQELARLDNLNELVSVAHEFSTDQANIAALEEAGELGGTAADEDVPDTGVLAAFLERVSLVSDTDEIPENNSGVVTLMTLHTAKGLEFPVVFVTGWEDGMFPHMRALDDPTELSEERRLAYVGITRARQRLYLSRAIVRSSWGQPMLNPESRFLREIPQELIDWRRSAPAPSYSAPVSGAGRFGTARPSPIRSGASKRALLVLAPGDRVTHDKYGLGRVEEVSGVGESAMSLIDFGSSGRVKLMHNHAPLSKL
- a CDS encoding chorismate mutase, with translation MRPEPPHHENAELTEMNTEVVEAPQLTNIEHLREEIDRLDAQILAAVKRRAEVSQAIGKVRMASGGTRLVHSREMKVIERYSELGPDGKDLAMLLLRLGRGRLGH
- the pgi gene encoding glucose-6-phosphate isomerase; translated protein: MTSVPAIPDITATPAWDALRRHHDEIGETHLRQFFADDPDRGRELTVTVGDLYIDYSKHRITRETVRLLVDLARAANLEQRRDQMLAGVHVNTSENRAVLHTALRLPRDTELIVDGQNVVQDVHAVLDAMGDFTDRLRSGEWTGATGKRINTVVNIGIGGSDLGPVMVYQALRHYADAGISARFVSNVDPADLTAKLADLEPDTTLFIVASKTFSTLETLTNATAARRWLTDALGDAAVSKHFVAVSTNKRLVDDFGINTANMFGFWDWVGGRYSVDSAIGLSLMAVVGRESFADFLSGFHIVDQHFKSAPLESNAPVLLGLIGLWYSDFLGAQSRAVLPYSNDLARFAAYLQQLTMESNGKSTRIDGTPVTTNTGEIYWGEPGTNGQHAFYQLLHQGTRLVPADFIGFSQPVDDLPTAEGTGSMHDLLMSNFFAQTQVLAFGKTAEEITAEGTPAEVVPHKVMPGNRPTTSILANRLTPSVLGQLIALYEHQVFTEGVIWGIDSFDQWGVELGKTQAKALLPVITGDASPARQTDSSTDTLVRRYRTGRGRVG
- a CDS encoding SDR family oxidoreductase, with the protein product MTRQKILITGASSGLGAGMARSFAAKGRDLALCARRADRLGEMKDELLQQYPAIKVAVAALDVNHHEQVPKVFSELSDELDGIDRIVVNAGIGKGARLGSGKLWANKATIETNLVAALVQIETALEMFTKSGSGHLVLISSVLGAKGVPGVKAAYAASKAGMRSLGESLRAEYPSGPIKISVVEPGYIETEMTAKSASTMFMVDNATGVKALVDAIEREPGRAVVPWWPWAPLVQLMRVLPPPLMKWFT
- a CDS encoding zinc finger domain-containing protein: MVDDPKQVPGIAALGPDALGINVEGLAGRLAGNTGRIKTVITDQKVIAGIGNAYSDEILHVAKISPFATAGKLSDEQLTTLHDAMVSVLSDAVSRSVGQRAAMLKGEKRSGLRVHARTGLPCPVCGDTVREVSFADKSFQYCPTCQTGGKVLADRRMSRLLK
- the cobF gene encoding precorrin-6A synthase (deacetylating) — encoded protein: MVGAFNYVDPKRAVPVRQEALVRHIHIIGIGAGDPDYLTVQAIEALNDTQVFFAMDKGESKNDLVALRREICTRFIRAPGYRFVELPDPKRLTDADYREAVSDWHAARARIWASAISAELGLDEVGAFLAWGDPSLYDSTLRILDDVAADVGITYDVIPGISAMQALTARHRIPLNEVGEPVVITTGRQLRTRGLCGSAVVMLDADCSFQVFPADTRIWWGAYLGTDDELLIAGTIGEVGPRIAALRAAARARRGWIMDIYLLRAAAAGPA